In the genome of Tripterygium wilfordii isolate XIE 37 chromosome 19, ASM1340144v1, whole genome shotgun sequence, one region contains:
- the LOC119985912 gene encoding uncharacterized protein LOC119985912 isoform X1 — protein MLSVENPPPDPSCSCQIPHLKSSSDEREASHFPLPEVDLPKPPPPPVNDRTPLSNFSIRDYVFTARSKDIKTNWPFSLKSLQLCFKHGTKDVLPPFQSTDKVGNQSLKRCMVETSGSSDKQKIRNFAGERCWEDNHVVIDSSSNAGLNGQIEEACAAASLCRSGGENDFQSTSVSQSEIESAPINRPLSSLFETDTLLDSPAEVEVVGPPVKRKGENHTQPVKKKCRLIVKFGANSDRSSIEDISSSLTTVPETMASKVCPVCKTFSSSSNTTLNAHIDQCLSEEPTPKWTLDSKLTKHRIKPRRMRLMDDIYAMAPHCTLEELDRRNGTRWAISSGLPAQETEKLERKTEGKKQRVSSVHPEDVGPVYIDANGTKLRILSKSNDIPSSFSKLEANSGPRKSLKSRKGSKLLSMKNKLHAQKHLKYLKHAPESKKYFSHKADGSQVKIRGNQKQCLGVKISCGEEQLMMKQFKPIDAGSLTQWMCSKRRGFTKKPDDQDSNHPSRWKRRVAEDFPAEDCYQSLGDSSAEKNYVYKFTNLTEDPVASPQTNLGMEKLFYEASVSGTGNREQSSGRTMVGSPLIGYVERTLSPIKENSNKFSKEATTLHDNFMLSSAGNHISSLSKKSTDSNAGPHNISGVGSVAITKSYRSGQAVVPKLLRLSSGKEDALSVSSQHPPSEFPSGTIKKGSAHKKSQAHLLAGVDKKVLTWHSKPGYSGNQAEQLTKEVSQGRRAVLELRQLREAMGNSQRKKAMALNSSRSTSHALGHAEGVHMDGSVKVGKEVVRVVGLESGRDETGIHEDTIIEPSSLVVDVGSVAKSLDKERDKNANYISHHCTDGYEGLLHGAEAPSSLNEPCYENKQVMYFAEEVANGMIGPNDRLGAEIDVEQHNYFPEVDPIPIPGPPGSFLPSPRGVGSEDFQANSSLTTNQVQSPQDQRDLLHGDSSDSPLSAASTVCDTVAGISDYKYPEASSLVGPYAVHDNHRSGSTHSSIKPSVENFVALSLISRTGAYNEKCLKLNKASIERGSFGFKRDDLPCYCQRNERLSQGIALNYQESEPLRRRKIASVTMPTMGKQMGYNFNTRPTNLDVRFPPSSCTGSEKAVCPLFKSMAGSMSSTNSPDAGVKFSAHDDRNSTSASAASNPVLRLMGKNLMVINKEEDASRPHGQSEQLALNDHVASQFPAISRSSTVRVEYQEGQSFHSMVPQASLIIGQDHHSTVGQWSAFRSHCDLKSKQESERVEAHICLDPYMGGRFGKSSKPPMHEGDPPNRLANQKNRLVNKASLVLDMERGSRTVDQECKHADPSANHMKEIVVIDDAPEGECSTVNVVKYSEDWRGRQVVFSGKSNAAASPYNSRRLSTPPRYQARELPLPDDRSVQHNPNFHAATTSRLGVGPGAVRWSSCIKEGSSVLPPGVLMGQSSSTVPLRSVLCYSPSF, from the exons ATGTTATCCGTTGAAAACCCTCCACCAGATCCTTCATGTTCTTGCCAAATTCCTCATCTGAAAAGTTCGAGTGATGAGAGGGAAGCTTCTCATTTTCCCTTGCCAGAGGTAGATCTGCCTaagccaccaccaccacccgtTAATGATCGTACCCCACTTTCTAATTTCTCTATAAG GGATTATGTTTTTACTGCCCGGAGCAAGGATATCAAGACCAACTGGCCTTTTTCTCTGAAGAGTTTGCAACTTTGTTTCAAACATGGAACCAAGGATGTATTGCCACCATTTCAATCAACTGACAAGGTGGGGAATCAATCATTAAAGAGATGCATGGTTGAAACTAGTGGTTCGTCTGATAAGCAAAAGATTAGGAACTTTGCTGGAGAAAGGTGTTGGGAGGACAATCACGTGGTGATAGACTCTTCTAGTAATGCTGGATTGAACGGTCAGATAGAAGAAGCTTGTGCGGCTGCAAGTTTGTGTAGATCTGGGGGAGAAAATGATTTCCAATCAACAAGTGTTTCTCAATCTGAAATAGAGTCAGCTCCTATTAACAGACCATTGAGTTCATTGTTCGAAACTGATACTTTGTTGGACTCCCCAGCTGAAGTTGAGGTTGTTGGTCCTCCAGTTAAGCGCAAGGGTGAAAACCATACTCAACCAGTGAAGAAGAAGTGCAGATTGATAGTGAAATTTGGTGCCAATTCTGATCGCAGTTCCATTGAAGATATCAGCTCTAGCTTAACCACTGTACCAGAAACAATGGCTTCTAAAGTTTGCCCTGTTTGCAAaacattttcatcttcttcaaacACGACCTTGAATGCTCACATTGATCAGTGCCTTTCTGAAGAGCCAACCCCCAAGTGGACATTGGATTCTAAGCTAACGAAGCATAGAATCAAGCCAAGGAGGATGAGACTTATGGATGATATTTATGCAATGGCGCCTCATTGTACGTTGGAAGAGCTTGACAGAAGAAATGGCACAAGGTGGGCTATATCTTCAGGTTTGCCTGCTCAGGAAACTGAGAAGCTCGAGAGAAAAACTGAAGGGAAAAAACAAAGGGTGTCATCGGTTCATCCTGAGGATGTTGGTCCCGTTTATATCGATGCCAATGGCACCAAGCTTCGAATTTTGTCAAAATCTAATGATataccttcttccttctcaaaATTAGAGGCAAATTCTGGACCAAGGAAATCTTTGAAGAGTCGTAAAGGAAGCAAGTTGCTTTCAATGAAAAACAAGCTCCATGCACAGAAACATCTCAAGTATCTGAAACATGCTCCTGAAAGCAAAAAATATTTCTCCCACAAGGCCGATGGTTCTCAGGTAAAG ATTCGTGGGAATCAGAAACAGTGTCTTGGAGTGAAAATAAGCTGTGGGGAAGAACAACTAATGATGAAGCAATTCAAACCCATTGATGCTGGGAGTCTAACGCAATGGATGTGTTCCAAGCGAAGAGGTTTTACAAAGAAACCTGATGATCAAGACAGCAACCATCCTTCAAGATGGAAAAGGCGTGTTGCCGAGGATTTTCCAGCTGAGGATTGTTACCAGTCTCTAGGTGATTCTTCTGCAGAGAAGAATTATGTGTATAAATTTACAAATCTGACCGAGGATCCAGTTGCTTCTCCTCAAACCAATTTGGGAATGGAGAAACTATTTTATGAAGCTTCTGTTAGTGGCACTGGCAATAGAGAGCAGTCTTCTGGAAGGACAATGGTGGGAAGTCCCTTAATTGGATATGTGGAGAGGACGTTATCTCCCATTAAAGAAAACTCGAATAAGTTCAGCAAGGAAGCCACCACTTTACATGATAACTTCATGTTAAGCTCTGCAGGAAATCATATATCTTCACTGAGCAAGAAGTCAACAGATTCCAACGCTGGTCCACACAATATTTCTGGTGTTGGTTCAGTTGCTATCACGAAATCATACAGGAGTGGTCAAGCAGTTGTTCCTAAACTTTTGAGGTTATCCTCCGGCAAGGAAGATGCCTTGTCTGTGAGCAGCCAGCACCCTCCCAGTGAATTTCCATCTGGCACAATTAAGAAAGGTTCTGCCCATAAGAAATCGCAGGCACATTTACTGGCAGGAGTAGACAAAAAGGTACTGACTTGGCATTCAAAGCCAGGTTATAGTGGAAATCAAGCTGAACAGCTCACAAAAGAAGTGTCTCAGGGGAGAAGGGCTGTACTGGAACTTCGACAACTTAGAGAGGCAATGGGAAATTCTCAAAGAAAAAAAGCCATGGCACTGAATAGCTCAAGATCCACATCTCATGCTCTTGGTCATGCTGAAGGGGTACACATGGATGGTTCTGTTAAAGTTGGTAAAGAAGTTGTAAGAGTTGTTGGTCTCGAATCTGGTAGAGATGAGACTGGGATCCATGAGGACACTATCATTGAACCATCATCCTTGGTAGTTGATGTGGGAAGTGTTGCTAAATCTCTAGATAAAGAACGTGACAAGAACGCCAACTACATTTCTCACCATTGCACTGATGGTTATGAGGGCCTTTTACATGGGGCTGAAGCACCAAGTAGTCTGAACGAGCCATGTTACGAGAACAAACAAGTGATGTATTTTGCTGAAGAAGTGGCAAATGGCATGATTGGACCAAATGATCGTTTGGGGGCAGAAATAGATGTTGAGCAACATAACTATTTTCCTGAGGTTGATCCAATACCTATACCAGGACCACCAGGATCATTTTTGCCGAGCCCTAGAGGTGTGGGATCAGAAGATTTTCAAGCAAACTCATCATTAACCACAAATCAGGTCCAGTCTCCTCAAGATCAGCGTGACTTGCTTCATGGAGATTCATCAGATTCCCCTCTATCTGCTGCATCTACCGTCTGTGACACCGTTGCAGGCATATCTGACTATAAGTATCCTGAAGCGTCATCATTGGTAGGGCCTTATGCAGTTCACGATAACCATAGGTCAGGCTCCACGCACTCTAGCATAAAACCTTctgttgaaaattttgttgcacTCTCACTGATCTCAAGGACTGGAGCTTACAATGAGAAGTGTCTTAAATTGAACAAGGCTTCAATTGAAAGAGGCTCTTTTGGTTTTAAAAGGGACGATCTACCCTGCTATTGCCAAAGGAATGAGAGACTTAGTCAGGGCATTGCTTTAAATTATCAGGAATCGGAACCATTAAGGCGTAGGAAAATAGCCTCAGTTACTATGCCTACCATGGGAAAGCAAATGGGCTACAATTTCAACACAAGACCCACTAATTTGGATGTGAGGTTTCCTCCGAGTAGTTGCACAGGGTCTGAAAAAGCAGTTTGCCCCTTATTTAAATCCATGGCAGGCTCTATGTCTTCAACGAACTCACCAGATGCAGGTGTGAAATTTTCAGCTCATGATGACCGTAATTCTACTAGTGCATCAGCTGCTTCTAATCCTGTGCTGAGGCTGATGGGAAAGAACTTAATGGTGATCaacaaagaagaagatgcaTCTAGGCCACATGGGCAGTCTGAACAACTTGCCCTTAACGACCATGTCGCCTCTCAGTTTCCTGCAATTTCGAGAAGCTCTACTGTCAGAGTAGAATATCAAGAGGGTCAATCATTTCATAGTATGGTCCCTCAAGCATCTTTGATAATTGGTCAAGATCATCATAGCACAGTGGGGCAATGGTCAGCTTTTAGAAGTCACTGTGATTTGAAGTCAAAACAAGAATCTGAAAGAGTGGAAGCTCATATTTGTCTAGACCCATACATGGGTGGCAGGTTCGGTAAGTCATCGAAGCCTCCAATGCATGAAGGGGATCCACCAAACCGACTGGCTAATCAGAAGAACAGATTGGTAAATAAAGCGAGTTTAGTGTTAGATATGGAGAGAGGTAGCAGAACTGTTGATCAGGAATGCAAGCATGCAGATCCATCTGCTAATCACATGAAAGAAATTGTCGTAATTGATGATGCTCCTGAAGGTGAATGCTCTACCGTGAATGTTGTGAAATACTCTGAAGACTGGAGGGGAAGGCAAGTGGTTTTTTCGGGCAAGTCAAATGCAGCAGCTTCTCCTTATAATTCGAGACGTTTGAGTACTCCACCTCGTTATCAGGCACGAGAGCTTCCTCTCCCTGACGATCGGTCAGTGCAGCATAATCCCAACTTTCATGCTGCAACCACCTCAAGGCTAGGTGTTGGACCTGGTGCTGTTAGGTGGAGTAGTTGTATCAAAGAAGGTTCGAGTGTGCTGCCACCAGGTGTTTTGATGGGTCAATCTTCATCGACAGTTCCACTGAGATCTGTGCTCTGTTATTCTCCAAGCTTTTGA
- the LOC119985912 gene encoding uncharacterized protein LOC119985912 isoform X2 produces the protein MLSVENPPPDPSCSCQIPHLKSSSDEREASHFPLPEVDLPKPPPPPVNDRTPLSNFSIRDYVFTARSKDIKTNWPFSLKSLQLCFKHGTKDVLPPFQSTDKVGNQSLKRCMVETSGSSDKQKIRNFAGERCWEDNHVVIDSSSNAGLNGQIEEACAAASLCRSGGENDFQSTSVSQSEIESAPINRPLSSLFETDTLLDSPAEVEVVGPPVKRKGENHTQPVKKKCRLIVKFGANSDRSSIEDISSSLTTVPETMASKVCPVCKTFSSSSNTTLNAHIDQCLSEEPTPKWTLDSKLTKHRIKPRRMRLMDDIYAMAPHCTLEELDRRNGTRWAISSGLPAQETEKLERKTEGKKQRVSSVHPEDVGPVYIDANGTKLRILSKSNDIPSSFSKLEANSGPRKSLKSRKGSKLLSMKNKLHAQKHLKYLKHAPESKKYFSHKADGSQIRGNQKQCLGVKISCGEEQLMMKQFKPIDAGSLTQWMCSKRRGFTKKPDDQDSNHPSRWKRRVAEDFPAEDCYQSLGDSSAEKNYVYKFTNLTEDPVASPQTNLGMEKLFYEASVSGTGNREQSSGRTMVGSPLIGYVERTLSPIKENSNKFSKEATTLHDNFMLSSAGNHISSLSKKSTDSNAGPHNISGVGSVAITKSYRSGQAVVPKLLRLSSGKEDALSVSSQHPPSEFPSGTIKKGSAHKKSQAHLLAGVDKKVLTWHSKPGYSGNQAEQLTKEVSQGRRAVLELRQLREAMGNSQRKKAMALNSSRSTSHALGHAEGVHMDGSVKVGKEVVRVVGLESGRDETGIHEDTIIEPSSLVVDVGSVAKSLDKERDKNANYISHHCTDGYEGLLHGAEAPSSLNEPCYENKQVMYFAEEVANGMIGPNDRLGAEIDVEQHNYFPEVDPIPIPGPPGSFLPSPRGVGSEDFQANSSLTTNQVQSPQDQRDLLHGDSSDSPLSAASTVCDTVAGISDYKYPEASSLVGPYAVHDNHRSGSTHSSIKPSVENFVALSLISRTGAYNEKCLKLNKASIERGSFGFKRDDLPCYCQRNERLSQGIALNYQESEPLRRRKIASVTMPTMGKQMGYNFNTRPTNLDVRFPPSSCTGSEKAVCPLFKSMAGSMSSTNSPDAGVKFSAHDDRNSTSASAASNPVLRLMGKNLMVINKEEDASRPHGQSEQLALNDHVASQFPAISRSSTVRVEYQEGQSFHSMVPQASLIIGQDHHSTVGQWSAFRSHCDLKSKQESERVEAHICLDPYMGGRFGKSSKPPMHEGDPPNRLANQKNRLVNKASLVLDMERGSRTVDQECKHADPSANHMKEIVVIDDAPEGECSTVNVVKYSEDWRGRQVVFSGKSNAAASPYNSRRLSTPPRYQARELPLPDDRSVQHNPNFHAATTSRLGVGPGAVRWSSCIKEGSSVLPPGVLMGQSSSTVPLRSVLCYSPSF, from the exons ATGTTATCCGTTGAAAACCCTCCACCAGATCCTTCATGTTCTTGCCAAATTCCTCATCTGAAAAGTTCGAGTGATGAGAGGGAAGCTTCTCATTTTCCCTTGCCAGAGGTAGATCTGCCTaagccaccaccaccacccgtTAATGATCGTACCCCACTTTCTAATTTCTCTATAAG GGATTATGTTTTTACTGCCCGGAGCAAGGATATCAAGACCAACTGGCCTTTTTCTCTGAAGAGTTTGCAACTTTGTTTCAAACATGGAACCAAGGATGTATTGCCACCATTTCAATCAACTGACAAGGTGGGGAATCAATCATTAAAGAGATGCATGGTTGAAACTAGTGGTTCGTCTGATAAGCAAAAGATTAGGAACTTTGCTGGAGAAAGGTGTTGGGAGGACAATCACGTGGTGATAGACTCTTCTAGTAATGCTGGATTGAACGGTCAGATAGAAGAAGCTTGTGCGGCTGCAAGTTTGTGTAGATCTGGGGGAGAAAATGATTTCCAATCAACAAGTGTTTCTCAATCTGAAATAGAGTCAGCTCCTATTAACAGACCATTGAGTTCATTGTTCGAAACTGATACTTTGTTGGACTCCCCAGCTGAAGTTGAGGTTGTTGGTCCTCCAGTTAAGCGCAAGGGTGAAAACCATACTCAACCAGTGAAGAAGAAGTGCAGATTGATAGTGAAATTTGGTGCCAATTCTGATCGCAGTTCCATTGAAGATATCAGCTCTAGCTTAACCACTGTACCAGAAACAATGGCTTCTAAAGTTTGCCCTGTTTGCAAaacattttcatcttcttcaaacACGACCTTGAATGCTCACATTGATCAGTGCCTTTCTGAAGAGCCAACCCCCAAGTGGACATTGGATTCTAAGCTAACGAAGCATAGAATCAAGCCAAGGAGGATGAGACTTATGGATGATATTTATGCAATGGCGCCTCATTGTACGTTGGAAGAGCTTGACAGAAGAAATGGCACAAGGTGGGCTATATCTTCAGGTTTGCCTGCTCAGGAAACTGAGAAGCTCGAGAGAAAAACTGAAGGGAAAAAACAAAGGGTGTCATCGGTTCATCCTGAGGATGTTGGTCCCGTTTATATCGATGCCAATGGCACCAAGCTTCGAATTTTGTCAAAATCTAATGATataccttcttccttctcaaaATTAGAGGCAAATTCTGGACCAAGGAAATCTTTGAAGAGTCGTAAAGGAAGCAAGTTGCTTTCAATGAAAAACAAGCTCCATGCACAGAAACATCTCAAGTATCTGAAACATGCTCCTGAAAGCAAAAAATATTTCTCCCACAAGGCCGATGGTTCTCAG ATTCGTGGGAATCAGAAACAGTGTCTTGGAGTGAAAATAAGCTGTGGGGAAGAACAACTAATGATGAAGCAATTCAAACCCATTGATGCTGGGAGTCTAACGCAATGGATGTGTTCCAAGCGAAGAGGTTTTACAAAGAAACCTGATGATCAAGACAGCAACCATCCTTCAAGATGGAAAAGGCGTGTTGCCGAGGATTTTCCAGCTGAGGATTGTTACCAGTCTCTAGGTGATTCTTCTGCAGAGAAGAATTATGTGTATAAATTTACAAATCTGACCGAGGATCCAGTTGCTTCTCCTCAAACCAATTTGGGAATGGAGAAACTATTTTATGAAGCTTCTGTTAGTGGCACTGGCAATAGAGAGCAGTCTTCTGGAAGGACAATGGTGGGAAGTCCCTTAATTGGATATGTGGAGAGGACGTTATCTCCCATTAAAGAAAACTCGAATAAGTTCAGCAAGGAAGCCACCACTTTACATGATAACTTCATGTTAAGCTCTGCAGGAAATCATATATCTTCACTGAGCAAGAAGTCAACAGATTCCAACGCTGGTCCACACAATATTTCTGGTGTTGGTTCAGTTGCTATCACGAAATCATACAGGAGTGGTCAAGCAGTTGTTCCTAAACTTTTGAGGTTATCCTCCGGCAAGGAAGATGCCTTGTCTGTGAGCAGCCAGCACCCTCCCAGTGAATTTCCATCTGGCACAATTAAGAAAGGTTCTGCCCATAAGAAATCGCAGGCACATTTACTGGCAGGAGTAGACAAAAAGGTACTGACTTGGCATTCAAAGCCAGGTTATAGTGGAAATCAAGCTGAACAGCTCACAAAAGAAGTGTCTCAGGGGAGAAGGGCTGTACTGGAACTTCGACAACTTAGAGAGGCAATGGGAAATTCTCAAAGAAAAAAAGCCATGGCACTGAATAGCTCAAGATCCACATCTCATGCTCTTGGTCATGCTGAAGGGGTACACATGGATGGTTCTGTTAAAGTTGGTAAAGAAGTTGTAAGAGTTGTTGGTCTCGAATCTGGTAGAGATGAGACTGGGATCCATGAGGACACTATCATTGAACCATCATCCTTGGTAGTTGATGTGGGAAGTGTTGCTAAATCTCTAGATAAAGAACGTGACAAGAACGCCAACTACATTTCTCACCATTGCACTGATGGTTATGAGGGCCTTTTACATGGGGCTGAAGCACCAAGTAGTCTGAACGAGCCATGTTACGAGAACAAACAAGTGATGTATTTTGCTGAAGAAGTGGCAAATGGCATGATTGGACCAAATGATCGTTTGGGGGCAGAAATAGATGTTGAGCAACATAACTATTTTCCTGAGGTTGATCCAATACCTATACCAGGACCACCAGGATCATTTTTGCCGAGCCCTAGAGGTGTGGGATCAGAAGATTTTCAAGCAAACTCATCATTAACCACAAATCAGGTCCAGTCTCCTCAAGATCAGCGTGACTTGCTTCATGGAGATTCATCAGATTCCCCTCTATCTGCTGCATCTACCGTCTGTGACACCGTTGCAGGCATATCTGACTATAAGTATCCTGAAGCGTCATCATTGGTAGGGCCTTATGCAGTTCACGATAACCATAGGTCAGGCTCCACGCACTCTAGCATAAAACCTTctgttgaaaattttgttgcacTCTCACTGATCTCAAGGACTGGAGCTTACAATGAGAAGTGTCTTAAATTGAACAAGGCTTCAATTGAAAGAGGCTCTTTTGGTTTTAAAAGGGACGATCTACCCTGCTATTGCCAAAGGAATGAGAGACTTAGTCAGGGCATTGCTTTAAATTATCAGGAATCGGAACCATTAAGGCGTAGGAAAATAGCCTCAGTTACTATGCCTACCATGGGAAAGCAAATGGGCTACAATTTCAACACAAGACCCACTAATTTGGATGTGAGGTTTCCTCCGAGTAGTTGCACAGGGTCTGAAAAAGCAGTTTGCCCCTTATTTAAATCCATGGCAGGCTCTATGTCTTCAACGAACTCACCAGATGCAGGTGTGAAATTTTCAGCTCATGATGACCGTAATTCTACTAGTGCATCAGCTGCTTCTAATCCTGTGCTGAGGCTGATGGGAAAGAACTTAATGGTGATCaacaaagaagaagatgcaTCTAGGCCACATGGGCAGTCTGAACAACTTGCCCTTAACGACCATGTCGCCTCTCAGTTTCCTGCAATTTCGAGAAGCTCTACTGTCAGAGTAGAATATCAAGAGGGTCAATCATTTCATAGTATGGTCCCTCAAGCATCTTTGATAATTGGTCAAGATCATCATAGCACAGTGGGGCAATGGTCAGCTTTTAGAAGTCACTGTGATTTGAAGTCAAAACAAGAATCTGAAAGAGTGGAAGCTCATATTTGTCTAGACCCATACATGGGTGGCAGGTTCGGTAAGTCATCGAAGCCTCCAATGCATGAAGGGGATCCACCAAACCGACTGGCTAATCAGAAGAACAGATTGGTAAATAAAGCGAGTTTAGTGTTAGATATGGAGAGAGGTAGCAGAACTGTTGATCAGGAATGCAAGCATGCAGATCCATCTGCTAATCACATGAAAGAAATTGTCGTAATTGATGATGCTCCTGAAGGTGAATGCTCTACCGTGAATGTTGTGAAATACTCTGAAGACTGGAGGGGAAGGCAAGTGGTTTTTTCGGGCAAGTCAAATGCAGCAGCTTCTCCTTATAATTCGAGACGTTTGAGTACTCCACCTCGTTATCAGGCACGAGAGCTTCCTCTCCCTGACGATCGGTCAGTGCAGCATAATCCCAACTTTCATGCTGCAACCACCTCAAGGCTAGGTGTTGGACCTGGTGCTGTTAGGTGGAGTAGTTGTATCAAAGAAGGTTCGAGTGTGCTGCCACCAGGTGTTTTGATGGGTCAATCTTCATCGACAGTTCCACTGAGATCTGTGCTCTGTTATTCTCCAAGCTTTTGA